The Canis lupus dingo isolate Sandy chromosome 26, ASM325472v2, whole genome shotgun sequence genome has a segment encoding these proteins:
- the LOC112676498 gene encoding transcription factor BTF3-like, which produces MKETIMNQEKLTKLQAQVHIGGKRTACRKKVVHRTATADDKKLQFSLKKLEVNTISSIEEVNKFTNQGIVIHFNNPKVQASLAANTFTITGHAETKQLTKMLPSILNQLGADSLTRLRRLAEALPKQSVDGKAPLAT; this is translated from the coding sequence ATGAAAGAAACTATCATGAACCAGGAGAAACTCACCAAACTGCAAGCACAAGTGCACATTGGTGGAAAAAGAACTGCTTGCCGAAAGAAGGTGGTTCATAGAACAGCTACAGCAGATGATAAAAAACTTCAGTTCTCCTTAAAGAAGTTAGAGGTAAACACTATCTCTAGTATTGAAGAAGTGAATAAGTTCACAAACCAAGGAATAGTGATCCACTTTAACAACCCTAAAGTTCAGGCATCGCTGGCAGCGAACACTTTCACCATTACAGGCCATGCTGAGACAAAGCAGCTGACAAAAATGCTACCCAGTATCTTAAACCAGCTTGGTGCAGACAGTCTGACTAGATTAAGAAGACTGGCTGAAGCTCTGCCCAAACAATCTGTGGATGGAAAAGCACCACTTGCTACCTGA